In Oryza brachyantha chromosome 1, ObraRS2, whole genome shotgun sequence, the following are encoded in one genomic region:
- the LOC102721232 gene encoding UDP-galactose transporter 1-like isoform X2: MEEAKMGDVATIRAVLSILQWWGFNVTVIIMNKWIFQKLEFKFPLIVSCVHFICSSIGAYIAIKILKMKPLIEVAPEDRWKRIFPMSFVFCINIVLGNVSLRYIPVSFMQTIKSFTPATTVILQWLVWRKYFDWRIWASLVPIVGGIMLTSITELSFNMFGFCAAMVGCLATSTKTILAESLLHGYKFDSINTVYYMAPFATMILSVPAIVLEGSGVINWLYTYDSIVPALIIITTSGVLAFCLNFSIFYVIHSTTAVTFNVAGNLKVAVAVLVSWMIFRNPIPAMNACGCGITLIGCTFYGYVRHLISQQVVNPSPRTPRSRMEMLPLVGDKQEKN, translated from the exons ATGGAGGAGGCTAAGATGGGGGACGTCGCCACGATCCGCGCCGTGCTGTCCATCCTACAATGGTGGGGCTTCAACGTCACCGTCATAATTATGAATAAGTGGATCTTCCAG AAATTGGAGTTCAAGTTTCCTCTTATTGTCTCATGTGTCCACTTTATATGCTCTTCGATTGGAGCTTATATTGCAATCAAAATTCTCAAGATGAAACCGCTGATTGAAGTTGCCCCAGAGGATCGCTGGAAAAGAATATTCCCGATGTCATTTGTGTTCTGCATAAACATTGTGCTGGGCAATGTTAGCCTGAGATACATTCCAGTCTCTTTCATGCAGACCATCAAATCTTTCACCCCTGCAACGACAG TTATTCTGCAGTGGCTGGTCTGGAGAAAGTACTTCGATTGGCGCATTTGGGCTTCTTTGGTCCCAATAGTGGGAGGAATCATGTTGACATCAATAACTGAGCTTAGTTTCAACATGTTTGGCTTCTGTGCTGCTATGGTTGGCTGCTTGGCCACATCTACTAAGACCATTCTGGCAGAGTCCCTACTCCATGGGTACAAATTTGATAG CATTAACACAGTGTACTACATGGCACCCTTTGCAACGATGATATTGTCAGTCCCAGCAATCGTGCTCGAAGGGAGTGGTGTGATCAACTGGCTCTACACGTATGATTCCATCGTCCCTGCACTGATCATCATCACCACCTCCGGAGTGCTCGCATTCTGCCTCAACTTCTCCATCTTCTACGTCATCCATTCCACCACAGCAGTCACCTTCAACGTAGCCGGCAACTTGAAA GTGGCTGTGGCTGTGCTGGTCTCCTGGATGATCTTCCGGAACCCGATCCCGGCAATGAACGCTTGTGGGTGCGGAATCACGCTCATCGGCTGCACCTTCTATGGCTATGTGAGGCATCTCATATCGCAGCAGGTCGTGAACCCAAGCCCACGCACACCCAGGAGCCGGATGGAGATGCTTCCCCTTGTAGGCGACAAGCAAGAGAAGAATTAA
- the LOC102721232 gene encoding UDP-galactose transporter 1-like isoform X1, which translates to MEEAKMGDVATIRAVLSILQWWGFNVTVIIMNKWIFQVAILFSPFLCSLSTIRAYRQERKKLEFKFPLIVSCVHFICSSIGAYIAIKILKMKPLIEVAPEDRWKRIFPMSFVFCINIVLGNVSLRYIPVSFMQTIKSFTPATTVILQWLVWRKYFDWRIWASLVPIVGGIMLTSITELSFNMFGFCAAMVGCLATSTKTILAESLLHGYKFDSINTVYYMAPFATMILSVPAIVLEGSGVINWLYTYDSIVPALIIITTSGVLAFCLNFSIFYVIHSTTAVTFNVAGNLKVAVAVLVSWMIFRNPIPAMNACGCGITLIGCTFYGYVRHLISQQVVNPSPRTPRSRMEMLPLVGDKQEKN; encoded by the exons ATGGAGGAGGCTAAGATGGGGGACGTCGCCACGATCCGCGCCGTGCTGTCCATCCTACAATGGTGGGGCTTCAACGTCACCGTCATAATTATGAATAAGTGGATCTTCCAGGTCGCaattctcttctctcctttccTTTGCTCTCTCTCAACGATCCGCGCGTATCGTCAAGAGCGAAAG AAATTGGAGTTCAAGTTTCCTCTTATTGTCTCATGTGTCCACTTTATATGCTCTTCGATTGGAGCTTATATTGCAATCAAAATTCTCAAGATGAAACCGCTGATTGAAGTTGCCCCAGAGGATCGCTGGAAAAGAATATTCCCGATGTCATTTGTGTTCTGCATAAACATTGTGCTGGGCAATGTTAGCCTGAGATACATTCCAGTCTCTTTCATGCAGACCATCAAATCTTTCACCCCTGCAACGACAG TTATTCTGCAGTGGCTGGTCTGGAGAAAGTACTTCGATTGGCGCATTTGGGCTTCTTTGGTCCCAATAGTGGGAGGAATCATGTTGACATCAATAACTGAGCTTAGTTTCAACATGTTTGGCTTCTGTGCTGCTATGGTTGGCTGCTTGGCCACATCTACTAAGACCATTCTGGCAGAGTCCCTACTCCATGGGTACAAATTTGATAG CATTAACACAGTGTACTACATGGCACCCTTTGCAACGATGATATTGTCAGTCCCAGCAATCGTGCTCGAAGGGAGTGGTGTGATCAACTGGCTCTACACGTATGATTCCATCGTCCCTGCACTGATCATCATCACCACCTCCGGAGTGCTCGCATTCTGCCTCAACTTCTCCATCTTCTACGTCATCCATTCCACCACAGCAGTCACCTTCAACGTAGCCGGCAACTTGAAA GTGGCTGTGGCTGTGCTGGTCTCCTGGATGATCTTCCGGAACCCGATCCCGGCAATGAACGCTTGTGGGTGCGGAATCACGCTCATCGGCTGCACCTTCTATGGCTATGTGAGGCATCTCATATCGCAGCAGGTCGTGAACCCAAGCCCACGCACACCCAGGAGCCGGATGGAGATGCTTCCCCTTGTAGGCGACAAGCAAGAGAAGAATTAA
- the LOC102721232 gene encoding UDP-galactose transporter 1-like isoform X3: MKLEFKFPLIVSCVHFICSSIGAYIAIKILKMKPLIEVAPEDRWKRIFPMSFVFCINIVLGNVSLRYIPVSFMQTIKSFTPATTVILQWLVWRKYFDWRIWASLVPIVGGIMLTSITELSFNMFGFCAAMVGCLATSTKTILAESLLHGYKFDSINTVYYMAPFATMILSVPAIVLEGSGVINWLYTYDSIVPALIIITTSGVLAFCLNFSIFYVIHSTTAVTFNVAGNLKVAVAVLVSWMIFRNPIPAMNACGCGITLIGCTFYGYVRHLISQQVVNPSPRTPRSRMEMLPLVGDKQEKN, translated from the exons ATG AAATTGGAGTTCAAGTTTCCTCTTATTGTCTCATGTGTCCACTTTATATGCTCTTCGATTGGAGCTTATATTGCAATCAAAATTCTCAAGATGAAACCGCTGATTGAAGTTGCCCCAGAGGATCGCTGGAAAAGAATATTCCCGATGTCATTTGTGTTCTGCATAAACATTGTGCTGGGCAATGTTAGCCTGAGATACATTCCAGTCTCTTTCATGCAGACCATCAAATCTTTCACCCCTGCAACGACAG TTATTCTGCAGTGGCTGGTCTGGAGAAAGTACTTCGATTGGCGCATTTGGGCTTCTTTGGTCCCAATAGTGGGAGGAATCATGTTGACATCAATAACTGAGCTTAGTTTCAACATGTTTGGCTTCTGTGCTGCTATGGTTGGCTGCTTGGCCACATCTACTAAGACCATTCTGGCAGAGTCCCTACTCCATGGGTACAAATTTGATAG CATTAACACAGTGTACTACATGGCACCCTTTGCAACGATGATATTGTCAGTCCCAGCAATCGTGCTCGAAGGGAGTGGTGTGATCAACTGGCTCTACACGTATGATTCCATCGTCCCTGCACTGATCATCATCACCACCTCCGGAGTGCTCGCATTCTGCCTCAACTTCTCCATCTTCTACGTCATCCATTCCACCACAGCAGTCACCTTCAACGTAGCCGGCAACTTGAAA GTGGCTGTGGCTGTGCTGGTCTCCTGGATGATCTTCCGGAACCCGATCCCGGCAATGAACGCTTGTGGGTGCGGAATCACGCTCATCGGCTGCACCTTCTATGGCTATGTGAGGCATCTCATATCGCAGCAGGTCGTGAACCCAAGCCCACGCACACCCAGGAGCCGGATGGAGATGCTTCCCCTTGTAGGCGACAAGCAAGAGAAGAATTAA